The Metabacillus schmidteae nucleotide sequence AATAAATAACAGAGCAGGCACAATAATGATACCTCCCCCTAATCCTACAAGGCTCCCAAGCATACCTCCAACTAAACCTATCATTAATAATAAAACCAACAACATATGTAAATCTCCCATTTATGATTTAAGCTTTTTTCCCTACTATAAAACCCACATAAAAAATAATAAGAGTATAACCGATGATCAGCAAAATCGATGTAGGAATTGACTGAGCATACGATATAAGGGCAGAAAAGATTTTTATTATTTGCGGAAGTAATTGATCTATTGTAGATAGATAATAAACATAAACAATAAATAAGCAAAAAATGATCAAAAAAATCGGGCGGAGTTTTTGCATGAAGCTTATGTCTTTTTTGCTTTTTTGGGTAGGCTTCTTTTTCACCACAGCCATAGTCCTGCACCCCTTTTCTATTATTTTATTTTTCTAGTATGAAGGATTGATATATGTTAAGCAATTTATTTTATGAATGAACTATGAACAAACGCGCAAGCGCCTTTATCACAGTTCAGGAATTTTATAATTTCCTAACGAACACAGCGAAACGACCCTTTAAATAAGGATCGCTTCATTGCTAGAAATTATCATGATAGAGTATTCCGTAAGGTGCTCTATTTTACGGTCTTCTATAGCTTCGGTTTCTTTCCTCTGCCATCGCCTCGGCTTTTGTAGCATGAACAGTCCCAAATGGATGGTGCGGAGGGGCATAGATTGAGTAAAGCTTTAATGGAACATTCCCTGTATTCGTTAAATTGTGCCATGTTCCAGCTGGAATCATGATTGCTGAATCATCATAGACATTGCGTTCAAAGTTTAAATTTTCTTTGCTTTTCCCCATTTGAACAATTCCTTGTCCTTGTTCAATCCGGAGAAACTGATCCTCATTTGGATGGATTTCCAAGCCAATATCCTCGCCGACGTTTATGCTCATTAATGTAACTTGGAGATGTTTACCTGTCCATATAGCAGTTCGAAATGTATTATTTTGCTTTGTTGCCTCATTAATGTTTACGACATAGGGTTTCGTTCCATAGTCTGCAATTGCCACTCTCGGATTTGAAAATCGATATGAATGATTTGAGTTTGATTGTTCTGTTACATCAGGGTATGGCCAATATATTGAGTGCCCTCCATAGTTAGGCACCGGTGCTGGAGCATAGTATGGATATTGATTCTGATGCACATAAGGAACAAAATACATTTACCTCAACTCCTTTCCTAGGTTCTAGGAATATCCTATGCATAGGAAGAGAGAATGGACTTTGAACCTCGTAATTTCTTTTTTATTTTTTTTGAATCGGGATCCATATCTCACTCCTAAATGTTGGTGATGAGTA carries:
- a CDS encoding cupin domain-containing protein: MYFVPYVHQNQYPYYAPAPVPNYGGHSIYWPYPDVTEQSNSNHSYRFSNPRVAIADYGTKPYVVNINEATKQNNTFRTAIWTGKHLQVTLMSINVGEDIGLEIHPNEDQFLRIEQGQGIVQMGKSKENLNFERNVYDDSAIMIPAGTWHNLTNTGNVPLKLYSIYAPPHHPFGTVHATKAEAMAEERNRSYRRP